TTCCAAAATTATTTCAAGTAGCTCTAACCACATGTTAGTTAGCCATGATTTGAACATAGATCAATATGGAAGTTGGTTATTATTGCATTAATGTTGATTGCATCATCTTCCCTTATTTCTTAAATTGAGTTTCTTTTGTAGATTCATTTCTGAAATCTTCAAAAGAGTAGTGGTTGTGTTATGTTCTGATCACGCTGAGCTCTTGGCATGGAGCTATCAAGATCACTTTCTTGGGAATAAAAGCCTAACTTTCAGCAAAGGAAATGAATGTTTATTGCTGCAATACATCAATGAAGAGATATCACCTTTTTCCATCAGAATTACAGGTATTACAactcttttctttcaaaatctttcattgtttcttttcagGTGGTATGAAAGGTTGCCTGGGACCGCAGCAACACTTGTACTGATTCCACAGCAAACATACAACTAAGCAAAGAATCAAAGGACACTATGTAAGGCTGCATTCAGCCGACCTTTTTCTGCAACTTATGTTGGGTTACATTTTAACCACAAACTCTCAAATTCTACAACTTACTTTCTATTTACCATGTATAAATTGAATTcaatatttactattattaacATCATGATGCAGATGGGAGGGTCCAAAATTATGAATCTATGTCGATGACATGATCCCGTGATTCATCAGCTTCCATTTCTTGCATTGAAGAAGATTCATCAGCCCCCTATcgacaaaagagaaaaaaaggagaaaaccaAACCAAACTATTAAATGTTTGCTCACAAGTATTTTTCAGAAATACAAGCTTGAGAACTCACCTCGAAATGTCGCTGTTGTTGCTGTTGAAGGAAGGTGATTATCCGCATCATCAAATAAAACGGTAAAAGTATTCCGGTCGCTCGTAATGCAAATACctgcataataataatactgaTCAAACAATGCTTTGTTCATCTCTGTCATTGTTTTGAACATATACTTTGGTACTCACCATTAGAACTGTTAATGCATAATGATCAGCAGTAATGGATAGAGCAACCACAAGATGTCTGAATAGCAAGAAAAGAGTGAACTGCAACAAATGAAGTCAATGTTAGCACATTTGCATTGAACTCTTTTTCGGTCTATTTAACAAACTGCAAATGTTTCTAATTTCAGGAAATAGCTGTGAAGTTTCAATGTGACTTACCATCAATGCGATTGATCGGCAATACGAGAAGCTTCTCTCAGCCGCTTCGGTGCAAGCCGGGTATTCGTCTTCTTCATCAGAACTTGGATCATAATTCAATCTTGGGACTTCCAGACTCCCTCTGCAGCAAACACATGAATgtttttatcattatcattattcttAGTATTATTATTCAATCAATGTATGCAAAATGAGTACTGAATAtgaattgaaagaaagaaaagaggaagGGCGCATGTTAGCAGAGATGCATTGCCACAGGCTATGATGCGCATGTAGTGGGTTctacctatattttattatttttaggatttaaatggaaaaaaaaatttaaatttcaaattatagGATGAGGAAGCATCCAAATTGGGTCCCATCTTTTCCTCTAATTTTTCACGAATCATTTATCtctatcatattattattattattatcattattattattattacaagaagaagatgttaaaaataaataaataaataaaaaaaaaaaataagaacctGATTGTAACAGGTACATCAACAAGAGCTTTTTTGGGTGGAACTGTGTATCCAGGCTCAAATTTCtgcataaattaaatattttaatttaaaaaaaaagaaatatttcagacatattaaaaataaataaataaataaaaaacagcTCTTTCATCTTCCCTTTCTATACAAGAAAactaagtaaataaataaataaataaaaattaattcaaacctGCAAACAGATCTCACAAACAATACTCCCCTTCTCCTCACACCACCTCTGTATGCATCCTCTATGAGCAAactaaataaaccaaaaataattaaaaattatcaacataaatctatatatatatatatatacacaaaaatcaaagataataaataaattgaaaataaaaagggaaaaacctTGAGAGTTCCAGAACAAGAACAAGGAGTTTCCATGGATGTTGAgctctcatcttcttcttcatgacaTATCCTACATAAACACAACCTTGAACTTGAACAATAATATTCATTCAATTCaactcctttttcttcttccatttttttttctatttttctcaaGCTCTTAAGttcctttctttctctttctctctatttcATCTCTGAgtttttgtgtttaaatagaaatagagagagagagagagagaggggaatGAAGGGAAAGAGTTTTATGTATTGGTCCTTGGGTTTTAAGAAAATTACGAATAAGTCCTCTAGTTATAATACAcggttttttttcttcaaggCTTTTGTGGTTGCAGACGGTTTGGTCGGCAGTTGAACGGCTTCGACTTTGACTTTCATTCTTCATCAacgcttcatttttttttttaaaaaaagaaattctatTTTGACAACTtcatttgttcttgttttcacAATATGTTACACTGTACCATTCTATCATCGGTATGTAAATAGTAACTAAACAGTAATTATGTATAGTAAATAACggtaattctatatatatagtttcataTACAAGTAATTGATGTTTctcatttggtctattggcatcgggtcttTTACGTAGAGTGTCCGTCTCGAGTGTCGAGCATAGTTCCCTGAGTTCGATCCCCATTTTGTGTAAGAAGAGGGCACGGTTCGATGATGTATGTTGCTCCCTCACGTGTTCGTCTCTATGTTCCAGCGCTTATcacctttttgaaaaaaaaaatgtaatcgacacttcattctttttatttttattctcttttgataattttatttgtttttgttttcataagaTGCTCTACAGTTTCATTCCATCATCGATTAATGTATAGTGCcctcaacaataattatatataataaataatagttattttgtatagtttttatataaataatagtaaattaattattatttaatgactATTATCAAAGAttgttaaaaaatagtaataactCCGAAATTTATACGCCTCTAATGTTtaccataaatatatatattcttggttGTTTAcgaaaaattattgaaaaaaattttatagttgggtataataataataataataataataataatgtggaCAAACTATGACAAACACAGTATTGTATTGAAGTCAAATATTTTAACTCGATTGCGATCGTTATAACTGTTATAATTATATAGTTGagtgtatttgtttaaaatgtaaatgtttttcttaaaatgattataacttaaaatttaaaaataatatatatatatatatatatatatatattaatgctaATTGTTCAAAAGTGGAATTAAAACAAACATCATAAGGGCATAtatgatttgaaaattttcatgcatatattgtaaaataaaattattgaaaagatatttttttaaagatgatttaaataattaataattattataattttattgttttaaagcTTTTAATTCATCAGTTTTTTAAAAGCCATCGGCATAATCCAATGTAAGGTATTGAGAGctctatgaaaataaatatttcattatcattgttttaatgagttaaaatatattaaagatcatgaaataaaatttactaatttttatttttttataatttaaaaatggtATTGCTTGAGAAATGTGCATCCATGCTTAATAAATATAAAGGTTATGTGGTCATAATATAAACCAAAAGGAAGATAAAGCTTGTGGACCATGGTACAATTTAGAGCttgattatttctttatattaaaGCTTAAACCATGTGTGTATTTGGGACCATTTGAAAAGCAAAATTGCAATTATGAGTTAATTATATTTCTCTATAAAGATTGAAAATGATGGAACTACCAATAACCTTTGGGTCAATTGACATCGGGTCTTTTGCGTAAGGTGTTCGTTTCGGGGAAGACCCGGGATTGAATCTTATAGCCTACTCAATGTGAGGGCACGTGGGTCGGTGTTGACCTttgctccccacacgtgcacgtcCCTCGGTTCTGGTGTTTGTtgcctttctcaaaaaaataaaataaaaataaaaataaaaaaataaaaaataaaaataaaatgatggaACTGTTCATTGAAACTCTACACCCTAATATTCTTTAGCCTTTTCAtgaatttgtttatgtttataaaGTTGTaagatttgaatttgaattcataTACAACTTCATTGTGTTTTCCATAATCCTTgtgactttttttaataaaaaataaagttttttttttcccttttttaaatGAGGGTTGGTATTAGTAACAGGGATTTGAGTCATTTAAACACTGGGTGAGAAAGTGAGAAAGGTCTAGACTAATATAGTCTCACGAATCAatgacaaattatatatatatatatatatcattttggtattttatttaaaaaattttaatgtattCTTAAAAggattgatattaatattttgtttctatgagtgattttatttgttatttgctataaaatgtgattattttattagtatatactaatttttttaaaattaaaaaataatccatGAGATGTTATGATCTAAGTTGCTATATAAGGGTCACCTCATGTGATGAAAATGAGTTATATGGACTATATTAAacattcttaaaaatatttaaatgtaaatgAACATTGAACAAAATCTTGCCTTTCCTTTTTTagtaatttgaaaaaaactagaattaaaatattgcatatatatatatatatatatatatatatatatatatatatatatatatatatatatatatgtttgtatgtatatatatctctctatatatattatcatagaTTCATAATTAGAGTTATAGTTATGCTTATCAAATAcctaattttcatttttttttaaaatattctttttgtcaaaaagaaaaagttggaAAGACAACAATgtaataacaaataattgaaacacaaaacacaactaaaaaaaatcaaatattatccaattaacacatcaatcaagagttctttaatgttattatctctctctctttttctctaagTTTATATTCCATTCATTCATTGTATCATTTTCTTAATGTTCACTTTATGATCCATCAGTTCTGACCAAGCTAAGGATAAGAAcaaaggttatatatatatatatatatatatatatatatatatatatatatgcacactgCACACACATATAATTTgattgtagatatatatatatatatatatattattctgtATTTGTATATAAAGTTATTTGAGTTGTCTTTAAGAAATTATTGAGTTAGGAcaattatatgaataaattatttataattataagtgTTTGTGCATATATAAAGCTTTTTTTGGTCCCACCAAATCCCATCATCTTAATATTAAACTTAACGAAATTGTATTTATATCacactttgtttttgttttttttttaaatgttaataaatcacgtttgagatatatatatatatatatatatatatatatatatatatatatatatatatatatatatatatatataaattaatctcCCAATACACTTAtacttttatcatatattagttgagatttaaattaattttttaaacaaaaaaaatgaacacttgaggatttttaatcaaattgagAGATGATTGACATATTGAGACTTTtatcaaaagaattttttttagaaaaaaatttatttttaagagagaaagagatatggATATATATTGATAGGTGGTGATATCTATTTAGGGATGGGGCCATGCAATTTTAATAGGGTGGTCAATCAGCCCACATTATTGACATTGGATTAGCATCCAagcaattcatatatatatatatatatatatatataaataatattatagagGAAAAAATAtagagggaaaaaaattatatatatatatatatatatagtatttttatcttgttttatctctcactgtgtttttatttttaatagaattataattaattttgttctaTTTATTTTGCTCAATTTTCATTGTTGTTATGCGTTGTCacgtgtgtgtgtatatatattcatcccAAACGtccaaaacatatgattattaaaataaaaaaataaaaaaaataaaacaaaaaaaaattttagattataaATTAGTGAGACTTTTGTCAAATTCGTCCaagaaaatgaaataatgatgaatagaatgaaagaattaatttgataattttttttattaatcctttaaatttacatatataacataattGAGTAATTTTTCTCATGTTCACCTACCAAAGTTAGGGATGATATTTTCAATATTGATTACATAATATGTTTGAAACCCAAAAAGTTTTGTTAAtaatatccttttttttaacatcatataatattataaaaagtgagtcaaagtgaaaaataaaaacgaAAAAACActagaaattcaaaaaaattcatccCGAAGCGAATGGATAATTAAGAACCACAGTCATAATTCAGTGATTTCTCATTTTAATAGTGAGTGGATACACATGTTAAAAACTCTGTGTCAGTGATACTGTAAAACATTGTTCACTCACTATACACCAAAATTAGGTATTATATACTGTATTGCAGTGTGGGTCCTTTGTAGGAGGAGTTACATTTTTTATCATTCCGATGGTATAGTAGGGGATTTATTATCATGTAGTTATAATCCCTGTTA
The DNA window shown above is from Dioscorea cayenensis subsp. rotundata cultivar TDr96_F1 chromosome 12, TDr96_F1_v2_PseudoChromosome.rev07_lg8_w22 25.fasta, whole genome shotgun sequence and carries:
- the LOC120273569 gene encoding uncharacterized protein LOC120273569, producing MEEEKGVELNEYYCSSSRLCLCRICHEEEDESSTSMETPCSCSGTLKFAHRGCIQRWCEEKGSIVCEICLQKFEPGYTVPPKKALVDVPVTIRGSLEVPRLNYDPSSDEEDEYPACTEAAERSFSYCRSIALMFTLFLLFRHLVVALSITADHYALTVLMVFALRATGILLPFYLMMRIITFLQQQQQRHFEGADESSSMQEMEADESRDHVIDIDS